The uncultured Fusobacterium sp. genomic interval AAAAATTATCATTAATAAAGTTATTATAGTACTAAAAACAAAAATTAAATTTAGAATGGAATATATAAACTCTTTTCCCTTCTCCTCTCCCTCTATTTCAACTTTCTCGTTGTAAAGAGGTATAAAGGAACTTCCTAAAGCTCCCTCTCCTAAAAGTTGCCTAAAGAAATTACTTATCTTAAAGGCACTAAAGTAAGCATCTGTTGCACTAGAAGCTCCAAAATAATATGCTATAATTGTAGCTCTAACTAGTCCTAATACTCTACTTACCATTGTTATTATCATCACTAGAAGTCCACTTTTAAACATTAAAAACTCCTCATTATCTTATTAATTATTTTTCTCTCTTCATTACCACATTATCTTCAATTAAGATTAGCCCATCTTTATATAACTCTAAAATAGCAAGGAAGATATAAATTAGGTGCATTCTATTTTCAGCCTCTTGGAAAAGAGAGTCAAAAGTTCTATTTTGAGAGTAAAGTTTAATATATAAACTGTCCATCTCATCTTTAAGAGTATAATTTTTTTCTAAGTAAAGCTCCATAAACTCACTATCTTCATTTTTTTTCAGATATTTTATATAAGCATTATATAGATCTCCAGCTTTTAATTTAGATAGGTCATACTCTTTAGCTGTTTTCTTTATTATTTTTCTTCCCTCTCCACGAGAGTAAGATATATTATACTCATTTTCCATCTCTCCAATTTTTAAAGCTATCTCTTTAAATAACTTATAATCTTCAAGACGTCTTTTCAACTCTTTTTCCTTATTTTCCTCTCTATTTATACTAAGTAGAGTTGAAGCCTTTATTTCTAAAAGTTCAGAGGCTACCACAAGAAACTCTACCATTATATGAAAATTTTCCTCTTTTGCTTTTTCAAGCACTGAAAGATATTCATCAATTATTTGTGAAATCTTAATTTCAGATATTTTTAATTTCTTTTTTTCAATAAGATGTAAAAGTAGATCAAGAGGTCCTTCAAAATTATCTATCTTTAGAATAATATCCATTTTTCCTCACTTTTACAAATGTCTGCCAATTTTTTACATCATTTCCAATTACCTTTTTAAGTTCATCTATTGAGTTAAATTTCTTTTCCTCTCTCATAAACTTCATAACTTCTACATAGATTTTTTTTCCATAAATATCTCCATCAAAGTCTAAAATATGAACCTCTACACTTCTTTCACCTGGCTTTAATGTAGGATTTACTCCAATATTTACAACTCCATATCTTTTGATATTTTCCCCTTCTATTTTTAAAGTAGCTCCATAGATACCTAAAGGTGGATATAATCTATTTGCCATCTTTATATTTGCAGTTGGGAATCCTAGTTGTCTAGCTATTTTCTTTCCATGGATAACCTCTCCAATTATTAAGAACTTGTGCCCTAGATACTTATTTACCTCTTCAAAATGTCCCTTTTGAAGATTTTTTCTAATCAATGTAGAACTAATAATCTCTCCATCAATAGATACAGCAGGAATCTCATTTACTTTCATTCCCATACTCTCTCCAAGTTCAATAAGATCCTTAGTTTTAGCCTTTCCTCCCTCTCCAAAAGAGAAATTAAAGCCTACAAAAAGTTCCTTACTATTTACCTTATTCTTTAAAATTTCTACAAATTCAATTGCTGTCAAATCAGCAAATTTTTTATTAAAAGGTTGCAAAATAAGATAATCTATTCCCATCTCTTCAAATAGATAGATCTTTTCCTCAATAGTATTTATACTCTTAGGTGCTCTATCAATATTTATTATCTCCATAGGATGATTTGCAAAGGTAAATACAACTGATTTTCCTCCATTTGCTCTAGCTTTTTCAATAGCTCCCTTTATAAGTTGCTGGTGTCCATAGTGTAGTCCATCAAAAGTTCCAATAGCTGTGTAACTATTTTCAAAAATCTCATTTGTTTCAAATATATCCTTAATTACTTTCATCTTGGTTTACCCCTGTTCTTTTTCTTCCTCTTCTAAAAGCTTATTATATATTTCCTCTATTCTCCTGAATCTGTTTCTTACTCCTGACTTTGAAATTCCTATTATTTCAGCAATTTCTTGAAGAGAACTCTCAGGGTTGTCCAATCTAATGATTGCAACTTCTTCTAAAACAGAACTCATATTATTTAACCCTATTGAATTTTCAATATAGTTTATCATCTTTATCTGATTGTTACCTGTATTTAAAGTTTTTGTTTCATTAGCAACTTCCCAATTCATCTCTCTAATAGTTTTATTTTTAAGATCCTTTATCATAGTCATCTCTTCATAATTAAAAAATGCCTGAATAGATCCTATAACAACCATTATATCCATGATATTCTCTGAATTTCTCAGATAAACAAGAGGTTTATTTCTCTTCTGTGTTTTAAAAACCTTTTTATTTTTAGCTTGTAATATCTCGTACAATCTTTCTGCTGCCTCTTCATTATCTATAAAGAAATCTAAAGCATACTCTTTGGCAGGATCTTTAATATATCCACAAGCTAAAAATATCCCTCTAATAAATCCTTTTAAAATCTCCTCACTTGCTAATATCAAAGGTGTTGATAAATTAAGTTTTTCAATAAAATCTTTAAATCCCTTTTGTCTTTCCAATGTAACAATATATATATTATGCTCACCAAGTCTTCTACTTGTAACATATTTTATACCTATTTTTAAATTTGTAAGTTCCTTTAAAAATTTGTATACTCTTTTAGCTAGAGATATATTTTCTAATCTAAGTTCAATTTTATCTTTAAAAATAGCATCTTTACTTAGGAGTATCCCTGATAATTCCGCCATTTTCTCCATATCAGTAACCATTTCATTAGTCAATATCTCTTGTTTTACCTTAAAAGTGTAAGACATTTTCTAATATACCTCTCATTCTACTTTATTTCAGCCCAGTTTTTTCCAATATTTGTATTGATATCAAGAAGTACATCAGCAAATTTAACAGCATTTCTCATTATTTCCTCTATTATCTTTTTATACTCCTCGATTTTTTCCTCTTTAATCTCAAATATAAGTTCATCGTGTACTTGTAATAATAGATTAATTTCTTCCTCTTTTCCCTCAAGTACTTTATATAACTCAATCATAACCTTTTTCAAAATCTCTGCAGCTGTTCCTTGAATTACACTATTTACAGCCATTCTTTCAGCTTGATTTTTTATATTCTTATTCTTTGAACTTATTCCTTCAATAATTCTTCTTCTACCAAAGAAAGTTTCAGTATATCCATATTTTTCAGCATACTCTATAATCTTCTTTTCAAACTCTCTTACTTTAGGGTATTGTTCAAAATATCTATTAATATACTCTGTTGCCTCTTTTTGAGTGATTCCTAACTCTTTTGAAAGTCCAAAGGCAGTTTTACCATAAATGATACTAAAGTTAATAGTTTTTGCTATTATTCTTTGCTCACGGCTTACCTCTTCATCTTCACCAAGTTCAAAAATCTTTTTAGCAGTTACCTTATGAAGGTCCTCTCCTCTTTTATAAGCTGATATAAGATTTTCATCCTTTGAAAGCTCTGCTAAAACTCTCAATTCAATTTGTGAATAGTCTATACCCATTAAAAGATTTCCCTCTTCAGCTATAAATCCTTGTCTTATCTTAATTCCCTCATCTGTTTTTACAGGGATATTTTGTAAGTTAGGGTTTGAAGATGATAATCTACCAGTTGTAGTTCCTATTTGATTAAAAGTTGTATGAAGTCTATTATTATCATCTACTAATTTTGGTAGTGCATCAACATAGGTATTTTTCAATTTAGATAACTTTCTATAATCTAAAATATATTCAGCTATCTCTACTCCATCATTTTTCATACCCTCAAGAACTTCAACATTTGTTGATAATCCTGTTTTTGTCTTTTTAGTAGGATTTAAATTCAGTTTTAAAAATAGAATTTCCGAAAGTTGTTTAGGTGAATTTAGGTTAAACTCCTCTCCAGCTATTTCAAAAATCTTCTTTTGTAATTTATCAATAGCTATTTCAAGTTCCTTTTGATAGTTAGCAAAGTATACAGGATCAATTTTAATACCTTTTACTTCCATAGCTGAAAGAACTTTAATCAGAGGCATCTCTGTTTTTTCTAAAACCTCAAGAAGATTTTTCCCCTTTATCTCTTCCATAGCTATATCATAAGTTTCTAGTATTCCTTTGCTTCTCTCAATAATAAACTTTCCATACTCTTCAGTAGATAGATTTTCAGCTTTTTCCTTTCCAAATTTATCAGCATAACTTTCTAACTCTATTCCTGAAAGATGCTCCAATGGAATTTCAACACCCTCTTTAGTTTGTGAAGATATCAGATGATAAGCTATCATTAAATCAATATCCATATTTTTAATTTTAACTCCCTCATTTAAGAAAGGTTTAAAATCATATGAGATAAATTTAATCTCAGAATTTTCAAAAAAATCTTTTACAAGTTGAAAATCTATATTTTTATGAAATAGTGGTGTATGTTTCAATGGAAGATAGAAATCATCTTTTACACTACTTATTCCAAGTCCAGTAGTTGTATAATAGAAAGCACATCTTTTCTCTTTAGATAGCTTATCTACCATTTTTTTTAATTTTTCTTCATCATCTACAATTACAAACTCTCTCTCTTTAGATAAAACTATCTCATCATTTTGAACATTATCAAAAAGTCCAATTTGTGAGTTACCAAAAAGCCCTAATTGTGGTGATGAATTAGTAACAACCTCTTCTTTTTTCTCCTTTGCTCCAAAATTTTCAAGCTCAAGTTTTTTTATTAACACTCTAAACTCAAGTGTTCTAAATAGCTCAGCTAATCTATCTTTATCAAGAGAGTACTCTAAAAACTCTCCATTACAATCAATAGGAATATCTTGTTCAATAGTGGCTAGATCTCTACTCATAAAAGCTATCTCTCTATCCTCTATCATATTATTTACTAAAGATTTCCCAATTCCTGGAAGTTCAGTAAGTTTATCTATATTTTCATAGATTCCCTCTAAATCTCCATATTTATCAAGCATTGGTATAGCTTTTTTAGGTCCTATCTTTCTAACTCCTGGTATTCCATCACTAGAGTCTCCAATAAGTCCGAAGAGATCAGGTATTTTCTTTGAAACTACACCTAGATATTCAATAACATCTTCATCAGTTTCAATAATTTTAAACTTATCTCCACCCTCTCCTTTTCCTAAAAGAGCTATCTTTATATTTTTATCAAGAATTTGAGCTAAGTCCTTATCTCCTGTAACTACAACAACTTCAATTCCTTCATTTGAAAGTTTTTTAGCTAGAGTTCCAAGAACATCATCAGCCTCATATCCTTCTATTTTAAATCTTTTTATATTGTAACAATCAAGTACCTCTTCTATTCTAGGAATTTGAACCAATAAGTCTTCAGGTACAGCTTCTCTCTGTGCTTTATATTCACTATAAACTTCACTTCTTTTTAATGAAGATCTTTTAACGTCAAAAGCTGCTCCTATATAATCTGGTGAAAACTCCTTTATAATACTTAAAAGAGTGTTAGTAAAGCCATATACTGCCCCAGTAGGTTCTGTTTTGGTTCTAAAATTCATATTTGCAAAATATGCTCTATACATTATTGCACTTGTATCTAAAAGTACAGCTTTCTTCATCTATTTCCTCCACAACTCATTTATTTTCCCTCAATATTATATCATAAATAATTATCAAATACTAAAATTTATTTAGCTTATTTACAAAAGTTAAAAGTCTTAATTTATATCATTCCAAATTATTTTATTGTAAGTTAAATTTTTTTATAATATTTAAAGTAAATAAAAAACCAGCTTATTCATCCAAATAAACTGGTTCTTATTTTTATATTTTAAATCATAATTTTTTTAATTTGTCCCCATTTTATAAAGTTCCTCTTTCATAAAGTGAACCTTTCTTTCAGGCAACAGTATTGTCAATACATCTCCAGCCTCAATTACTGTGTTCCCCTTAGGTATAAACTCATGCTCACTTCTTACAATTGCAACAACTAACACATCCTCTGCCCACTTAATATCTGAGATTTTCTTACCATCAAGTTCAGACTCACCAGATACAGGAATAGAAATAATTGTTTTCTTGCTCTCTTCAACTTTATTCACTTCAACATCTTTTGCCATTCTTTCATAAAGAATTTCATAAATTGGCTCAAGTCCTAAAATATCAGTTATATAATAAGCTATTACAGAAACAAGTACCAAAGCTAAAAGATGGTCAAAGTTTCCAGTCATCTCAAGTATTAGTACAGCTCCAGTTATAGGTGCCCTTACAACTGCCACAAAGTATCCAGCCATTCCAAGTACCATATAGTGAGGTATAAACTCTCTACCAACACCCAACAGATCAACTAATACCATTCCATAGATCTTTCCAAGAATTGCCCCAAGTACAAGCATTGGTAGGAAAATTCCTCCAGCAAAACCAGTTGCATAAGATATAGCAGTAAATAGAAGTTTAATAATAAATATCACTATTAAAAGTTGAATTGTTCTATTTCCTCCAGCCATCTCCTCAACAAGCTCATGCCCTCCACCTGTTACCTCTGGCAAGAACATACAGAATAGAAATGAAGTTGTCATTACAAATGAAACCTTTGCCCATCTTGGAAGTTTAGCCCCTTTGTAAATATCTTGTACTTTGATAAGTGTCATTGTGAAAAGTTTTCCAAAGAAAGCTATTAAAATTCCAAATAGCACAAATAATATAACTTGAAGATATGGACTTATTGACTTAGGATAACCGATAGATAGATCAAAGGCAGTTTGCATACCAAACATTCTTCTACCTACAAAATCTGAGGCTATACTAGCCATAAAAGTACATATTAAAAGTTTTGACGATATAAACTTATGTAACTCTTCAAGAGCAAACATAACTCCAGCTAGAGGAGCTCCAAAAGCCCCAGCAAGCCCTGCACTAGCTCCACTTGTAACCAGATATTTCTTCTCCACAGAATTTCTATTAAATAGTTTTGTAGCACCATAACCTATATATGATCCTAATTGTACAGATGGTCCCTCTCTCCCTAGAGAAAGTCCACAACCGATTCCCAATAATCCACCAACAAATTTGGCTATTAATTCCCAAAACCACTTTCCATAATCTAGCTGTCTTAATATTATTCCCTTAACTTGCGGAATTCCACTTCCTGAAGTTTTAGGAAATTTTTTAGCAATAAAATCAACAAGTAAACCTATTGCTATAAAAACAGCCCATACTCCTATTAAAACCATAGGATGGTCTAATTCATCTCTTCCGAAAAGAGTCATTCTCAGATGGTTTGCCCAATTTAACCCCCATCTGTATACAGAAACTGTAAACCCTGTCAAAGCCCCTACTATTAAACAAAGGAGATAGAGTTTTCCACTTCCTTTTTGCAGCATCTTTAAATTCTCTTCTGCTGTTTTTTCAGAATTCATTTTAATTCCTCCATATTAGTAATGTACTTTGTTATTTTATCCCTTTTTTCAATCTAATACAAGTATTTTTAATAAATTAAAAACATATTTCTTAAATCTTTCTCCTCAAATAATCTTCTGGCAACTTTTTTAAACTCATCCCTATCTCCATTTATATAAAATTCTATTCTTCCTTTTTTATTCCCCTCTTTTAATAAATCCTTTTGCCCTAAAACTCTAAAAAGCTCTATTACACTTTCAATTGATGAGTCTACAATCTTTTTGCTGAAAAATTTTTTTATATCATTTAATATAAATGGATAATGAGTTCCTCCTAAAATTAATGTATCTGCCTCTTTTGGAATTCCTTCTAAATATCCTTTTAATATTTCTAATCTATTTTCATAATTCTCCCAACCTTTTTCTAGCATTGTACATAAAGATTTACATGGAATTTGATATACAGTAGCATTAGGACAGATTTTTTGAATGTTTTCCTTATAGATATTAGAATTTAT includes:
- a CDS encoding ScpA family protein; amino-acid sequence: MDIILKIDNFEGPLDLLLHLIEKKKLKISEIKISQIIDEYLSVLEKAKEENFHIMVEFLVVASELLEIKASTLLSINREENKEKELKRRLEDYKLFKEIALKIGEMENEYNISYSRGEGRKIIKKTAKEYDLSKLKAGDLYNAYIKYLKKNEDSEFMELYLEKNYTLKDEMDSLYIKLYSQNRTFDSLFQEAENRMHLIYIFLAILELYKDGLILIEDNVVMKREK
- a CDS encoding bifunctional riboflavin kinase/FAD synthetase codes for the protein MKVIKDIFETNEIFENSYTAIGTFDGLHYGHQQLIKGAIEKARANGGKSVVFTFANHPMEIINIDRAPKSINTIEEKIYLFEEMGIDYLILQPFNKKFADLTAIEFVEILKNKVNSKELFVGFNFSFGEGGKAKTKDLIELGESMGMKVNEIPAVSIDGEIISSTLIRKNLQKGHFEEVNKYLGHKFLIIGEVIHGKKIARQLGFPTANIKMANRLYPPLGIYGATLKIEGENIKRYGVVNIGVNPTLKPGERSVEVHILDFDGDIYGKKIYVEVMKFMREEKKFNSIDELKKVIGNDVKNWQTFVKVRKNGYYSKDR
- the whiA gene encoding DNA-binding protein WhiA, which gives rise to MSYTFKVKQEILTNEMVTDMEKMAELSGILLSKDAIFKDKIELRLENISLAKRVYKFLKELTNLKIGIKYVTSRRLGEHNIYIVTLERQKGFKDFIEKLNLSTPLILASEEILKGFIRGIFLACGYIKDPAKEYALDFFIDNEEAAERLYEILQAKNKKVFKTQKRNKPLVYLRNSENIMDIMVVIGSIQAFFNYEEMTMIKDLKNKTIREMNWEVANETKTLNTGNNQIKMINYIENSIGLNNMSSVLEEVAIIRLDNPESSLQEIAEIIGISKSGVRNRFRRIEEIYNKLLEEEEKEQG
- the polA gene encoding DNA polymerase I: MKKAVLLDTSAIMYRAYFANMNFRTKTEPTGAVYGFTNTLLSIIKEFSPDYIGAAFDVKRSSLKRSEVYSEYKAQREAVPEDLLVQIPRIEEVLDCYNIKRFKIEGYEADDVLGTLAKKLSNEGIEVVVVTGDKDLAQILDKNIKIALLGKGEGGDKFKIIETDEDVIEYLGVVSKKIPDLFGLIGDSSDGIPGVRKIGPKKAIPMLDKYGDLEGIYENIDKLTELPGIGKSLVNNMIEDREIAFMSRDLATIEQDIPIDCNGEFLEYSLDKDRLAELFRTLEFRVLIKKLELENFGAKEKKEEVVTNSSPQLGLFGNSQIGLFDNVQNDEIVLSKEREFVIVDDEEKLKKMVDKLSKEKRCAFYYTTTGLGISSVKDDFYLPLKHTPLFHKNIDFQLVKDFFENSEIKFISYDFKPFLNEGVKIKNMDIDLMIAYHLISSQTKEGVEIPLEHLSGIELESYADKFGKEKAENLSTEEYGKFIIERSKGILETYDIAMEEIKGKNLLEVLEKTEMPLIKVLSAMEVKGIKIDPVYFANYQKELEIAIDKLQKKIFEIAGEEFNLNSPKQLSEILFLKLNLNPTKKTKTGLSTNVEVLEGMKNDGVEIAEYILDYRKLSKLKNTYVDALPKLVDDNNRLHTTFNQIGTTTGRLSSSNPNLQNIPVKTDEGIKIRQGFIAEEGNLLMGIDYSQIELRVLAELSKDENLISAYKRGEDLHKVTAKKIFELGEDEEVSREQRIIAKTINFSIIYGKTAFGLSKELGITQKEATEYINRYFEQYPKVREFEKKIIEYAEKYGYTETFFGRRRIIEGISSKNKNIKNQAERMAVNSVIQGTAAEILKKVMIELYKVLEGKEEEINLLLQVHDELIFEIKEEKIEEYKKIIEEIMRNAVKFADVLLDINTNIGKNWAEIK
- a CDS encoding ClC family H(+)/Cl(-) exchange transporter; the encoded protein is MNSEKTAEENLKMLQKGSGKLYLLCLIVGALTGFTVSVYRWGLNWANHLRMTLFGRDELDHPMVLIGVWAVFIAIGLLVDFIAKKFPKTSGSGIPQVKGIILRQLDYGKWFWELIAKFVGGLLGIGCGLSLGREGPSVQLGSYIGYGATKLFNRNSVEKKYLVTSGASAGLAGAFGAPLAGVMFALEELHKFISSKLLICTFMASIASDFVGRRMFGMQTAFDLSIGYPKSISPYLQVILFVLFGILIAFFGKLFTMTLIKVQDIYKGAKLPRWAKVSFVMTTSFLFCMFLPEVTGGGHELVEEMAGGNRTIQLLIVIFIIKLLFTAISYATGFAGGIFLPMLVLGAILGKIYGMVLVDLLGVGREFIPHYMVLGMAGYFVAVVRAPITGAVLILEMTGNFDHLLALVLVSVIAYYITDILGLEPIYEILYERMAKDVEVNKVEESKKTIISIPVSGESELDGKKISDIKWAEDVLVVAIVRSEHEFIPKGNTVIEAGDVLTILLPERKVHFMKEELYKMGTN
- the murI gene encoding glutamate racemase, whose translation is MNRDSSIGIFDSGIGGLTILQKIRELLPRENIIYYGDWKNNPYSEKSRRDIQESSVNIMEFLLKNNCKGVVIACSIFSAASLEFLRKRYNVPIIGMIDGGVNAAVLESENKKIAVMGSDFTINSNIYKENIQKICPNATVYQIPCKSLCTMLEKGWENYENRLEILKGYLEGIPKEADTLILGGTHYPFILNDIKKFFSKKIVDSSIESVIELFRVLGQKDLLKEGNKKGRIEFYINGDRDEFKKVARRLFEEKDLRNMFLIY